The Engystomops pustulosus chromosome 4, aEngPut4.maternal, whole genome shotgun sequence genome contains a region encoding:
- the LOC140127889 gene encoding caspase-7-like: MSKVTKPSALIIANTEFHPRPGGNGIRLAPRKGVKHDTKRLHKVLSNLGFAVSLHMEVSANDIREIYQKESRKPQGDCFISILSSHGEEGLIYDFYGEPVLLRDLYNWISPHNSPALAGIPKLFFIQACRGSKLDEGTTLEMDSAPVHISAFSHINFLPSDTVVMFASSEGYAAFNNPSGSIFLKTLYDLLSGNEKDLELTQLLTRLAYYVAYNFESNGKNGGCKEMPCYITNLTRELHPFRR, translated from the exons ATGTCGAAGGTGACCAAGCCCAGCGCTCTTATTATTGCCAATACAGAGTTTCACCCACGACCAGGAGGCAATGGGATAAGATTAGCTCCTAGGAAAGGTGTGAAACATGACACAAAACGCCTTCACAAAGTCCTCTCAAATCTCGGATTTGCAGTGTCTCTTCACATGGAGGTCAGCGCAAACGACATCAGAGAAATCTATCAGAAAG AGAGTAGGAAACCACAAGGCGATTGCTTTATCAGCATACTCTCCAGCCATGGTGAAGAGGGCCTCATATATGACTTCTACGGAGAACCAGTTCTGCTGAGAGACCTCTACAACTGGATCTCTCCACACAACAGCCCAGCGCTGGCTGGAATACCTAAGCTCTTCTTTATACAG GCATGTCGTGGAAGCAAACTAGATGAAGGCACAACGCTTGAGATGGACAGCGCCCCCGTACACATAAGCGCCTTTTCTCACATTAACTTCCTCCCCAGTGATACTGTGGTTATGTTTGCAAGTAGTGAAG GTTATGCAGCGTTTAATAACCCCTCTGGCTCCATCTTCCTGAAGACTTTATACGATTTACTTAGTGGGAATGAGAAGGATCTCGAACTGACTCAATTACTTACCCGTCTTGCCTATTATGTGGCCTACAACTTTGAAAGCAATGGGAAAAATGGAGGTTGTAAAGAGATGCCATGCTACATTACCAACCTTACTAGAGAACTGCACCCATTCCGGAGGTAG